A region from the Gossypium hirsutum isolate 1008001.06 chromosome A08, Gossypium_hirsutum_v2.1, whole genome shotgun sequence genome encodes:
- the LOC107895827 gene encoding protein ARABIDILLO 1 produces MSRRVRRKVANKGKDGVVSLSCYETGVEDLGTERNGVVDWTILPDDTVIHLFSRLNYRDRASLSSTCRAWRVLAASQCLWSSLDVRAHKFDTTMATSLAPRCINLQKIKFRGAESADAVIHLQSKNLCEINGDYCRKITDATLSVIVARHEALESIQLGPDFCERITGDAIKAIAFCCPKLKKLRLSGIKDVFADAINALAKHCPNLIDIGFLDCLNVDEAALGNILSVRFLSVAGSSNMNWSVVSHLWHKLPKLIGLDVSRTDIGSTDVSRLLFSSQSLKVLCALNCPVLEEDTSVSTIKTKGKLLLSLFSDIFIELSSLFADTTKKGRNVLLDWRCSKKKDKNLIEIMTWLEWILSHTLLRTAESNPQGLDDFWLKQGAALLLSLMQSSQEDVQERAATGLATFVVIDDENASIDCRRAEAVMLDGGIRLLLNLAKCWREGLQSEAAKAIANLSVNANVAKAVAEEGGINILALLARSMNRMVAEEAAGGLWNLSVGEEHKAAIAEAGGVKALVDLIFKWSSGCDGVLEHAAGALANLAADDKCSTEVAIAGGVHALVMLACSCKFEGVQEQAARALANLAAHGDSNSNNAAVGQEAGALEALVQLTRSPHEGVRQEAAGALWNLSFDDRNREAIAAGGGIEALVTLAQSCSNASPGLQERAAGALWGLSVSEANSIAIGQEGGVAPLIALARSDAEDVHETAAGALWNLAFNHSNALRIVEEGGVPALVHLCLTSESKMACFMAALALAYMFDGRTDEFTPMVTSSESSLKSVSMDGPRRLALKHIEAFILRFSDAQAFAAAAVSSAPAALAQVTEKARIQEAGHLRCSGAEIGRFVSMLRNSSSILKSCAVFALLQFTIPGGRHAVHHASLMQGAGAARVLRSAAAAANAPIEAKIFARIVLRNLEHHQVEHSI; encoded by the exons ATGAGTCGTAGGGTGCGGCGCAAGGTGGCAAATAAAGGGAAGGATGGCGTTGTCTCACTAAGTTGCTATGAAACCGGAGTTGAGGATTTAGGTACTGAGAGAAATGGGGTTGTTGATTGGACAATCTTACCTGATGATACAGTGATTCACTTATTTTCGCGGCTGAATTATCGTGATCGGGCGAGTTTGTCATCGACTTGTAGGGCATGGAGGGTTTTGGCTGCTTCTCAATGTTTATGGAGTTCATTGGATGTCCGTGCTCATAAATTTGATACTACAATGGCTACTTCACTTGCCCCCAGGTGTATAAATCTTCAAAAGATAAAGTTTCGAGGGGCAGAGTCTGCTGATGCAGTAATTCATCTTCAATCTAAGAACTTGTGTGAAATAAATGGTGATTACTGCAGGAAAATAACTGATGCCACTCTATCTGTGATTGTTGCTCGACATGAGGCTCTGGAAAGTATTCAGCTCGGTCCAGACTTTTGTGAAAGGATCACTGGTGATGCTATAAAAGCAATAGCTTTTTgctgtccaaagctgaagaaacTTCGGTTATCTGGAATAAAGGATGTTTTTGCCGATGCAATCAACGCTTTGGCTAAGCACTGTCCTAATCTGATTGACATTGGGTTCCTTGATTGTTTGAATGTTGATGAGGCAGCCTTGGGAAATATTTTATCTGTCCGGTTTCTCTCTGTTGCAGGGTCGTCAAATATGAACTGGAGTGTGGTTTCACATCTATGGCACAAGCTGCCTAAATTGATCGGGTTGGATGTTTCAAGAACTGATATTGGTTCAACTGATGTTTCTAGATTACTATTCTCATCCCAGAGCTTGAAGGTTTTGTGTGCTTTAAATTGTCCGGTTCTTGAAGAGGACACTAGTGTTAGCACAATTAAAACCAAAGGGAAATTGTTGCTTTCTCTTTTTTCAGATATTTTTATCGAACTATCTTCTTTATTTGCCGACACCACAAAAAAAGGGAGGAACGTGCTTTTAGATTGGAGGTGCTcaaagaaaaaagataaaaactTGATTGAGATCATGACTTGGCTTGAATGGATCCTATCTCATACACTTTTGCGTACTGCTGAGAGCAATCCGCAAGGTCTtgatgatttctggcttaagcaAGGAGCGGCACTGTTGCTCAGCTTAATGCAGAGCTCACAAGAGGATGTTCAAGAAAGGGCAGCCACTGGACTTGCGACTTTTGTTGTTATTGATGATGAAAATGCTAGCATAGATTGCAGAAGGGCTGAAGCAGTTATGCTAGATGGTGGCATCCGACTTCTTCTGAACCTAGCGAAATGTTGGCGGGAAGGGCTACAATCTGAGGCTGCAaag GCTATAGCTAACTTGTCAGTGAATGCAAATGTTGCAAAAGCTGTGGCTGAAGAAGGAGGAATTAATATCCTTGCTTTGTTGGCGAGGTCCATGAACAGGATGGTAGCTGAGGAGGCTGCTGGAGGGCTATGGAACCTTTCTGTCGGGGAAGAGCACAAG GCTGCAATTGCTGAAGCTGGTGGAGTCAAAGCTTTGGTTGACCTTATATTCAAATGGTCTTCTGGTTGTGATGGAGTTCTT GAGCATGCAGCTGGTGCCTTGGCAAATTTGGCAGCCGATGATAAATGTAGTACGGAAGTTGCCATTGCAGGAGGTGTGCATGCATTGGTGATGCTTGCTTGTAGTTGCAAGTTTGAAGGAGTGCAAGAACAG GCTGCTCGGGCCTTAGCAAATTTGGCTGCTCATGGTGATAGCAACAGTAACAATGCTGCTGTAGGACAAGAGGCTGGTGCTCTTGAAGCACTAGTTCAGCTTACTCGTTCTCCTCATGAAGGTGTCAG GCAAGAAGCTGCTGGTGCATTGTGGAATTTATCATTTGACGACAGAAATCGAGAAGCAATTGCAGCTGGTGGTGGTATTGAGGCCTTg GTTACTCTAGCCCAATCCTGTTCAAATGCTTCCCCAGGTCTTCAAGAGAGGGCAGCTGGTGCTCTTTGGGGATTGTCAGTGTCAGAAGCCAACAG CATTGCTATTGGACAAGAAGGTGGTGTTGCACCTCTGATTGCTCTTGCTCGCTCTGATGCTGAA GATGTTCATGAAACTGCAGCAGGGGCTCTTTGGAACCTTGCTTTTAACCATAGTAATGCTCTTCGGATAGTTGAAGAAGGTGGGGTTCCTGCACTTGTTCATCTTTGTTTGACATCAGAATCAAAGATGGCATGCTTCATGGCTGCATTGGCACTGGCATACATGTTTGATGGAAG AACTGATGAGTTTACACCAATGGTCACATCATCAGAAAGCAGTTTAAAGAGTGTGAGCATGGATGGGCCCAGAAGACTGGCTTTGAAGCATATCGAAGCTTTTATTCTCAGATTCTCCGATGCACAAGCATTTGCAGCAGCAGCTGTTTCATCAGCTCCAGCAGCATTGGCACAAGTAACTGAAAAAGCTCGCATTCAAGAAGCAGGGCATCTAAGATGCAG TGGGGCTGAAATTGGAAGATTTGTCTCCATGCTTCGAAACTCATCTTCAATACTCAAGTCATGTGCTGTTTTTGCTCTACTCCAG TTTACCATCCCTGGTGGTCGACATGCAGTGCACCATGCTAGCCTTATGCAGGGTGCTGGAGCGGCAAGGGTTCTACGTTCTGCAGCCGCAGCAGCAAATGCTCCTATTGAGGCTAAAATCTTTGCACGAATCGTACTCCGAAACCTTGAGCACCACCAAGTAGAACATTCCATCTAA
- the LOC107895920 gene encoding pentatricopeptide repeat-containing protein At2g44880, whose translation MRDKEEPHLQLHSLWRPVERKCMFLLQQKNTKTTLLQIHAFMLRHSVETNLNIFTKFIRACAFISSLSAINHARRLFDVRPHRNDTLLCNSMIKAHLGVNQFTQSFTLYRDLRKDEEGFVPNKFTFLTLAKSCALNMAVCESLQIHNHVMKFGFCLDLYVSTALLDMYAKLGIMGSARKVFEEMPDRSVVSWTALICGYAKAGNMERAKKLLDEMPEEEDSVLYNAMIDGYVKLGDLDSARSLFNQMPNRNVISWTIMINGYCNSGDAVSARLLFDSMPEKNLVSWNAMIAGYCQNRQPHEALKLFHELQSTTLFEPDKVTIVSILPPIADLGALELGEWVHHFVQRKKLDRATNVCTALVDMYAKCGDINKAKKVFDEMPEREIASWNALINGYAVNGCAKEALGVFLEMQNRRIVPNDVTMIGVLSACNHGGLVKEGKRWFKAMADFRLTPKIEHYGCMVDLLGRAGCVEEAEKLIESMPYEANAIILTSLLFAYWSLNNVERAERVLNKLVHMEPTNHGSYVMLRNLYAAEKRWEDVEEIRREMRRNGARKEAGCSLIEVDRRVLEFVSADKLHPQWELIQSVLLQLRMHMRGQPEMEAA comes from the coding sequence ATGAGAGATAAAGAAGAACCACACTTGCAGTTGCACTCGCTATGGCGTCCGGTCGAGAGAAAATGCATGTTTCTTCTCCAACAAAAGAACACGAAAACCACTCTCCTCCAAATCCACGCTTTCATGCTCCGTCACTCCGTCGAAACCAACCTTAATATCTTCACTAAGTTCATCAGGGCATGCGCTTTTATTTCCTCTCTTTCCGCTATAAACCACGCCCGCCGCTTGTTCGATGTTAGGCCTCACCGAAACGACACGCTTCTTTGCAATTCTATGATCAAAGCCCATCTGGGTGTCAACCAATTTACCCAATCTTTCACTCTTTATAGAGATCTTAGGAAAGATGAGGAGGGTTTTGTTCCCAACAAGTTCACATTTTTGACCCTTGCGAAGTCTTGTGCTTTAAACATGGCAGTCTGTGAGAGTTTACAGATACATAATCACGTGATGAAATTTGGGTTTTGCTTGGATTTGTATGTTTCAACAGCTTTGCTTGATATGTACGCAAAGCTTGGAATCATGGGTTCAGCAAGAAAGGTTTTCGAAGAAATGCCTGACAGAAGTGTAGTTTCATGGACAGCTCTGATTTGTGGCTATGCAAAAGCTGGGAATATGGAGAGAGCAAAGAAGCTTTTGGATGAGATGCCTGAGGAGGAGGATTCTGTCTTATACAATGCTATGATTGATGGGTATGTTAAGTTGGGAGATTTGGATTCGGCTCGAAGTTTGTTTAATCAAATGCCAAATAGGAACGTGATTTCTTGGACTATCATGATTAATGGATATTGCAATAGTGGTGATGCTGTGTCCGCCAGATTGTTATTTGATTCCATGCCCGAAAAAAACCTAGTATCTTGGAATGCAATGATTGCTGGGTACTGTCAGAATAGGCAACCTCATGAAGCATTGAAATTGTTTCATGAACTGCAATCGACCACATTGTTTGAGCCAGATAAAGTTACCATTGTGAGCATTCTTCCACCTATTGCTGATTTGGGTGCTCTTGAATTGGGTGAATGGGTTCACCATTTTGTTCAGAGGAAGAAACTTGATAGAGCAACCAATGTATGTACAGCACTTGTTGATATGTATGCAAAATGCGGAGACATAAATAAAGCGAAAAAAGTTTTTGATGAGATGCCAGAAAGAGAAATAGCTTCATGGAATGCTTTAATAAATGGATATGCTGTAAATGGGTGTGCCAAAGAAGCATTGGGTGTATTTTTGGAAATGCAGAATCGAAGAATCGTGCCAAATGATGTGACCATGATTGGTGTTTTGTCTGCTTGTAACCATGGTGGTCTGGTGAAGGAAGGTAAGAGGTGGTTTAAAGCAATGGCAGATTTCAGGCTCACCCCGAAAATCGAGCATTATGGTTGTATGGTTGATCTGTTAGGGAGGGCGGGATGTGTGGAGGAAGCAGAGAAGCTGATAGAAAGTATGCCATATGAAGCCAATGCAATAATTCTCACTTCACTCCTATTTGCATACTGGTCCTTGAATAATGTTGAAAGAGCAGAGAGAGTGCTAAATAAGTTGGTCCATATGGAGCCAACTAATCACGGCAGTTACGTGATGTTAAGGAATTTGTATGCCGCTGAGAAAAGATGGGAAGATGTAGAAGAAATTAGGAGAGAGATGAGAAGGAATGGGGCTAGAAAAGAGGCTGGCTGCAGTCTTATTGAGGTTGATAGGAGGGTTTTGGAGTTTGTATCTGCAGATAAACTGCATCCTCAATGGGAATTGATACAGTCTGTGTTGCTGCAGTTGCGGATGCACATGAGGGGACAACCAGAGATGGAAGCTGCTTAA
- the LOC107896032 gene encoding uncharacterized protein has protein sequence MDRWSGVFNVKLAPNCKNYYRIAASLCFSSASKSLTVPSANAIFFNGDRVEGTRNPVVERLSDLQNVAQVLVSKFGGSVNAWVIQASIFNGPFAVYKDFIPSVNQYGEPKSYSPVGFPASTSAVSLLSNCLQQAEDVVSSGTKKPCSISSSSTSRPKTVVLGFSKGGTAVNQLVAELGSLDDKSHIREQPAGVNVQEEVQILPTTKESLLNSITEIHYVDVGLNSCGAYITDQDVIERISKRVADGGPRVRFFLHGTPRQWCDGRRIWIQDEKNRLYRMIESEDEKSGGKLKVCERFYFADRKPDMQMHFEIIEKMDVS, from the exons ATGGATCGTTGGAGTGGTGTTTTCAATGTGAAATTAGCCCCAAACTGTAAAAATTACTACCGAATCGCCGCATCTCTCTGCTTCTCCTCTGCTTCCAAATCCCTAACT GTGCCATCAGCGAATGCCATATTTTTCAATGGAGACAGAGTTGAAGGGACAAGGAACCCTGTGGTTGAGAGGCTATCGGATCTGCAAAACGTAGCTCAAGTTTTGGTTTCTAAATTTGGCGGGTCTGTTAATGCTTGGGTCATCCAGGCTTCCATTTTCAATGGACCTTTTGCAGTTTACAAGGATTTTATCCCATCAGTCAATCAGTATGGTGAGCCTAAATCATATTCTCCTGTTGGATTCCCGGCTTCTACATCAGCTGTCTCTCTCTTATCAAATTGTCTTCAACAG GCAGAAGATGTAGTTTCAAGTGGAACGAAGAAACCATGCTCCATTAGTTCATCATCTACATCACGACCCAAAACCGTAGTTCTTGGTTTCAGCAAAGGTGGTactgcagttaaccagcttgtggCTGAACTTGGTTCTTTGGATGACAAATCCCACATAAGAGAACAGCCTGCAGGGGTTAATGTCCAAGAGGAGGTTCAAATACTTCCCACGACTAAGGAAAGCTTATTAAACAGCATCACTGAGATTCATTACGTGGATGTGGGGTTAAACTCTTGTGGTGCATACATCACTGACCAAGACGTGATCGAAAGGATATCGAAACGGGTTGCGGATGGAGGCCCCAGGGTTCGTTTCTTTCTGCATGGAACTCCTAGGCAGTGGTGCGACGGCCGCAGAATTTGGATACAGGATGAGAAGAACAGATTGTATCGTATGATTGAAAGCGAAGATGAGAAAAGTGGTGGGAAATTGAAGGTGTGTGAGAGATTTTATTTTGCTGATAGGAAGCCTGATATGCAGATGCATTTTGAAATTATTGAAAAGATGGATGTTAGttga